One genomic segment of Alicycliphilus denitrificans K601 includes these proteins:
- a CDS encoding zinc-dependent alcohol dehydrogenase family protein, giving the protein MRAMVLEQPGRPLRLTELPQPVPRDGQLLLAVEACGVCRTDLHLLDGELPDLVLPVVPGHEIVARVAGLGPGVQGWRLGQRVGVPWLGWTCGQCHFCTSGRENLCDRARFTGYQLDGGYAEYTLADARYCLALPEEPAAEHLAPLLCAGLIGYRALRMAGDPQRLGVYGFGAAAHLITQLARAQGREVFAFTRPGDGASQEFARSLGANWAAGTDEAPPQPLDATLIFAPAGPLVPIALQHLDKGGCVVCAGIHMSDIPGFPYAWLWGERSIRSVANLTREDGLAFFEAVRQVPLRSEVSVFALEQANEALERLRQGALQGAAVLCM; this is encoded by the coding sequence ATGCGTGCCATGGTCCTTGAGCAGCCCGGCCGTCCGCTGCGGCTGACCGAGCTGCCGCAGCCCGTGCCCCGGGACGGCCAGCTGCTGCTGGCCGTCGAGGCCTGCGGGGTGTGCCGCACCGACCTGCACCTGCTCGATGGCGAGCTGCCCGACCTGGTGCTGCCCGTGGTGCCCGGCCATGAAATCGTGGCCCGGGTCGCGGGCCTGGGGCCCGGCGTGCAGGGCTGGCGCCTGGGCCAGCGGGTGGGCGTGCCCTGGCTGGGCTGGACCTGCGGGCAATGCCACTTTTGCACCAGCGGACGCGAGAATCTGTGCGACCGGGCCCGTTTCACGGGATACCAGCTCGACGGCGGCTATGCCGAGTACACGCTGGCCGATGCGCGCTATTGCCTGGCCTTGCCCGAGGAGCCGGCCGCCGAGCACCTGGCGCCGCTGCTGTGCGCCGGCCTCATCGGCTACCGGGCGCTGCGCATGGCGGGCGATCCGCAGCGGCTCGGCGTCTACGGCTTCGGCGCGGCGGCGCATCTCATCACCCAGCTCGCGCGCGCCCAGGGCCGCGAAGTCTTCGCCTTCACCCGCCCAGGCGATGGCGCCAGCCAGGAATTCGCCCGCAGCCTGGGTGCGAACTGGGCCGCGGGCACCGACGAGGCCCCGCCGCAGCCGCTGGACGCGACCCTGATCTTCGCGCCCGCGGGCCCCCTGGTGCCCATTGCCCTGCAGCACCTCGACAAGGGCGGCTGCGTGGTCTGCGCGGGCATACACATGAGCGACATTCCCGGCTTTCCCTATGCCTGGCTGTGGGGAGAGCGCAGCATCCGCTCCGTGGCCAACCTCACGCGCGAAGACGGCCTCGCGTTTTTCGAGGCGGTCCGGCAGGTGCCGCTGCGCAGCGAGGTCAGCGTGTTCGCGCTGGAGCAGGCGAACGAGGCCCTGGAGCGGCTGCGCCAGGGCGCTCTCCAGGGCGCGGCGGTGCTGTGCATGTGA
- a CDS encoding Bug family tripartite tricarboxylate transporter substrate binding protein has protein sequence MHPLLRRAATAAAMLLTTASALAQATDWPRQPITLIMGFPAGSGVDVVARAVQEPLSQKLGQPVIIDYKSGAAGNIASEYVAHARPDGYTLAFGTAATHGSNAALYKNLPFDVEADFVPVGPLIDVSNVLTINPNVIDAKNLKEFVEIVKANPGKYNYASTGNGTGTHMAFAEFNARLGLNMVHVPYKGGPEAITSVLRGETCCIMNQVQTVLPHYKAGRVRLLGVTTAKPVAAVQEVPTIASSGLPGTQGFDSSIWFGIFAPKGTDAAVVHKLSTALRQVLEQPELRQRFESQGNAVRIETPEQFRQTVRKDRAKWAQVVKDAKISIN, from the coding sequence ATGCACCCTCTTCTCCGGCGCGCCGCCACCGCTGCGGCCATGCTGCTGACCACCGCCTCGGCACTCGCCCAGGCCACCGACTGGCCCAGGCAGCCCATCACCCTGATCATGGGCTTTCCGGCCGGCTCGGGCGTGGACGTGGTGGCGCGCGCGGTGCAAGAGCCCCTGAGCCAGAAGCTCGGCCAGCCCGTGATCATCGACTACAAGTCCGGCGCGGCCGGCAACATCGCCAGCGAGTACGTGGCCCATGCCAGGCCCGATGGCTACACGCTCGCCTTCGGCACGGCGGCCACACACGGCAGCAACGCGGCCCTGTACAAGAACCTGCCCTTCGACGTGGAGGCCGACTTCGTGCCCGTGGGCCCGCTGATCGACGTCTCCAACGTGCTCACCATCAACCCGAACGTGATCGACGCGAAGAACCTCAAGGAGTTCGTCGAGATCGTCAAGGCCAACCCCGGCAAGTACAACTACGCCTCCACCGGCAACGGCACGGGCACGCACATGGCGTTCGCCGAGTTCAATGCGCGCCTGGGCCTGAACATGGTCCACGTGCCCTACAAGGGCGGCCCCGAGGCCATCACCTCGGTGCTGCGCGGCGAGACCTGCTGCATCATGAACCAGGTGCAGACCGTGCTGCCGCACTACAAGGCTGGCCGCGTGCGCCTGCTGGGCGTGACCACGGCCAAGCCCGTGGCAGCCGTGCAGGAGGTGCCCACCATCGCGTCCAGCGGCCTGCCCGGCACCCAGGGCTTCGACAGCTCGATCTGGTTCGGCATCTTCGCGCCCAAGGGCACGGACGCCGCCGTGGTGCACAAGCTGAGCACCGCGCTGCGCCAGGTGCTGGAGCAGCCCGAGCTGCGCCAACGCTTCGAGTCGCAGGGCAACGCGGTGCGCATAGAGACGCCCGAGCAGTTCCGCCAGACTGTACGCAAGGACCGCGCCAAGTGGGCGCAGGTGGTCAAGGACGCGAAAATCAGCATCAACTGA
- a CDS encoding SidA/IucD/PvdA family monooxygenase produces the protein MSVSPPMGMAGLAALEERLAHDLLTLNWRARPWLPTRSHGGQAVIDVLVIGAGQAGLAASMALAQQGVAAVLLDRAPADYEGPWATTARMETLRSPKELTGPALGVPSLTFRAWFEAQWGRDAWDALDKIPRLQWMDYLRWYRRVTGADVRNGHAATAVRPRADGLVEVDVQAPAGHATWLARRVVLATGRDGLGGPQIPPFMQDVERGLWAHSSDVLDYATLAGKRVGVIGMGSSAMDSASTALECGAASVDLIARRAAMPMVNKSKGSGVPGLTQGHYDLPDAWKWRIRHYINAQQVPPPHGSTLRVSRHANAFFHFGCAVHAVTQAGRELRVATARGTFAFNFLILATGFAIDWAQKPEFAPFARHVRTWGERYRPPPGEEDRELFDSPDLGPVFEFQEKAPGTCPGLDRIHCFCYPAALSHGTVSGDIPAISDGARRLASGIAGLLYREDVEHHHAVLQAYAEPELLGDEWTPADTSQRVLPSP, from the coding sequence ATGTCTGTTTCGCCCCCCATGGGAATGGCCGGCCTGGCCGCCCTCGAAGAACGCCTCGCGCACGACCTGCTGACCCTCAACTGGCGCGCCCGCCCCTGGCTGCCCACCCGCAGCCACGGCGGGCAGGCCGTCATCGACGTGCTCGTCATCGGCGCCGGCCAGGCGGGCCTGGCGGCCAGCATGGCGCTGGCGCAGCAGGGCGTGGCCGCCGTGCTGCTGGACCGAGCCCCCGCCGACTACGAGGGCCCCTGGGCCACCACGGCGCGCATGGAGACCCTGCGCTCGCCCAAGGAGCTCACCGGCCCCGCGCTGGGCGTGCCGTCGCTCACCTTCCGCGCCTGGTTCGAGGCCCAGTGGGGCCGCGATGCCTGGGACGCGCTCGACAAAATCCCGCGCCTGCAGTGGATGGATTACCTGCGCTGGTACCGCCGCGTGACCGGGGCCGACGTGCGCAACGGGCATGCCGCCACGGCCGTGCGCCCGCGCGCCGACGGCCTGGTGGAAGTGGACGTGCAGGCCCCCGCGGGCCACGCCACCTGGCTGGCGCGCCGCGTGGTGCTGGCCACGGGCCGCGACGGCCTGGGCGGGCCGCAGATACCGCCCTTCATGCAGGACGTGGAGCGCGGCCTGTGGGCGCATTCCTCCGACGTGCTGGACTACGCCACGCTGGCGGGCAAGCGCGTGGGCGTGATCGGCATGGGGTCGTCCGCCATGGACAGCGCCAGCACGGCGCTCGAATGCGGCGCGGCCAGCGTGGACCTGATCGCGCGGCGCGCCGCCATGCCCATGGTGAACAAGTCCAAGGGCTCGGGCGTGCCCGGCCTCACGCAGGGGCACTACGACCTGCCCGATGCGTGGAAATGGCGCATACGCCACTACATCAACGCGCAGCAGGTGCCGCCGCCGCACGGCAGCACGCTGCGCGTGTCGCGCCACGCGAATGCGTTCTTCCACTTCGGCTGCGCGGTGCACGCCGTCACGCAGGCGGGGCGGGAGCTGCGCGTGGCCACGGCCCGGGGCACGTTCGCGTTCAACTTCCTGATCCTCGCCACGGGCTTCGCCATCGACTGGGCGCAAAAGCCCGAGTTCGCGCCCTTCGCGCGGCACGTGCGCACCTGGGGCGAGCGCTACCGGCCCCCGCCGGGCGAGGAGGACCGCGAGCTGTTCGACTCGCCCGACCTCGGCCCCGTGTTCGAGTTCCAGGAGAAGGCGCCCGGCACCTGCCCGGGGCTGGACCGCATCCACTGCTTCTGCTACCCGGCGGCGCTGTCGCACGGCACCGTCTCGGGCGACATCCCCGCCATCAGCGACGGCGCGCGGCGCCTGGCCAGCGGCATCGCCGGCCTGCTGTACCGCGAGGACGTGGAGCACCACCACGCCGTGCTGCAGGCCTATGCAGAACCCGAACTGCTGGGCGACGAATGGACGCCCGCCGATACATCCCAACGCGTACTGCCATCGCCATGA
- a CDS encoding peroxidase-related enzyme (This protein belongs to a clade of uncharacterized proteins related to peroxidases such as the alkylhydroperoxidase AhpD.) has protein sequence MTDTIDQLTHLDNAPHALAARQQRAKAIAATQACEDLLLAPALPGGLPLPERLAVAQAVAAASGVAALAAHYGAQLARLPAPVQDARWQVITRFAHLLATEPAAADRAALLALPGAGLPTSDVVLLAQLIGFVAYQARLVAGVAALAALGPATEGAAPAQGEPDAPFVHPANLPPPGEPLRLNGYTSETLDWKAWLPVVDPASASAEQNAVLDASHPKARTSDFYLVLAHQPRVLAERSQAFNAIMYAPGGLPRAERELATTVVSRINGCVYCASVHAQRFEQLAKRNDVIAQVFTDPDSAGTSARERAIVQASAALTRAPGGFGPQHLTPLRAAGLGDLELLDTVHAIALFAWANRLMLNLGEAVHP, from the coding sequence ATGACCGACACCATCGACCAGCTCACCCACCTGGACAATGCCCCCCACGCGCTGGCCGCGCGCCAGCAGCGCGCCAAGGCCATCGCAGCCACCCAGGCCTGCGAAGACCTGCTGCTGGCCCCCGCCCTGCCCGGCGGCCTGCCGCTGCCAGAGCGCCTGGCCGTGGCGCAGGCCGTGGCCGCCGCCAGCGGCGTGGCGGCGCTGGCCGCGCACTACGGCGCGCAGCTGGCCCGCCTGCCAGCGCCCGTGCAGGACGCGCGCTGGCAGGTCATCACCCGCTTCGCGCACCTGCTGGCCACCGAGCCCGCCGCAGCCGACCGCGCGGCCCTGCTGGCGCTGCCCGGCGCGGGCCTGCCCACGTCGGACGTGGTGTTGCTCGCGCAGCTCATCGGCTTCGTGGCCTACCAGGCGCGCCTGGTCGCGGGCGTGGCGGCCCTGGCCGCACTGGGCCCGGCAACGGAGGGCGCGGCGCCCGCGCAAGGCGAGCCCGACGCACCCTTCGTCCACCCCGCCAACCTGCCCCCACCCGGCGAGCCGCTGCGCCTCAATGGCTACACCAGCGAGACGCTGGACTGGAAGGCCTGGCTGCCCGTGGTGGACCCGGCCTCGGCCAGCGCCGAGCAGAACGCCGTGCTGGACGCGAGCCACCCCAAGGCGCGCACGTCCGATTTCTACCTGGTGCTGGCCCACCAGCCGCGCGTGCTGGCCGAACGCTCGCAGGCATTCAACGCCATCATGTACGCCCCCGGCGGCCTGCCGCGCGCCGAGCGCGAGCTGGCTACCACCGTGGTCTCGCGCATCAACGGCTGCGTGTACTGCGCCTCGGTGCACGCGCAGCGCTTCGAGCAGCTGGCCAAGCGCAACGACGTGATCGCGCAGGTCTTCACCGACCCCGACAGCGCCGGCACCAGCGCGCGCGAGCGCGCCATCGTGCAGGCCAGCGCCGCCCTCACGCGCGCGCCCGGCGGGTTCGGGCCGCAGCACTTGACGCCGCTGCGCGCCGCGGGCCTCGGCGACCTGGAGTTGCTGGACACGGTGCACGCCATCGCACTGTTCGCCTGGGCCAACCGCCTCATGCTCAACCTGGGCGAGGCAGTACATCCTTGA
- a CDS encoding FIST signal transduction protein, translated as MKLFPNAHATHPQWRMAAALVLAQLKAQMALPGYARAPTLGLLYITDHYADDAAALLRHLAEALPSVTDWSGTVGVGVAGNNVEYFDEPALSLMLCDVPSAQYQVFSGVAPLQRGAAHKALVHADGQTPDLAELLAEMAERTASGCLFGGVAASRGRSVQFAQHAGSDGTRGGVLSGGLSGVAFGPQVDLVSRVTQGCQPIGPQAVITEARDNVVLRLDGRSALDVLLGALGVTLAGDPQPALRAVRATLAGLSDADGPPLRHRGHIGADARVRHIVGLDGARGGVALADRVEAGMRLVFCQRHAAAARADLVRICAEIREELAPELQAPQAVPAGSAAPRGEQMPARRLCGALYVSCSGRGGPHFGGPSAELQIVRRALGDVPLTGFFAFGEIASHRLYGYTGVLTVFAGPGSEN; from the coding sequence ATGAAGCTCTTTCCCAATGCCCATGCCACCCACCCGCAATGGCGCATGGCGGCTGCCCTGGTGCTGGCGCAGCTCAAGGCCCAGATGGCCTTGCCGGGCTATGCCCGGGCGCCCACGCTGGGCCTGCTCTACATCACGGACCACTATGCGGACGATGCCGCCGCGCTCCTGCGCCATCTGGCCGAGGCGCTGCCCTCGGTCACCGACTGGAGCGGGACCGTCGGCGTGGGTGTGGCGGGCAACAACGTGGAGTATTTCGACGAGCCCGCGCTCTCGCTCATGCTGTGCGACGTGCCGAGCGCGCAGTACCAGGTGTTTTCCGGCGTGGCGCCGCTGCAGCGCGGCGCCGCGCACAAGGCGCTGGTGCATGCCGACGGCCAAACGCCCGATCTGGCCGAACTGCTGGCCGAGATGGCGGAGCGCACGGCCAGCGGCTGCCTGTTTGGCGGCGTGGCCGCCAGCCGTGGGCGCAGCGTGCAGTTTGCGCAGCATGCCGGGAGCGACGGGACCAGGGGTGGCGTGCTTTCGGGCGGCCTGTCGGGCGTGGCCTTCGGGCCGCAGGTGGACTTGGTGTCGCGCGTCACGCAGGGCTGCCAGCCCATCGGCCCGCAGGCCGTCATCACCGAGGCGCGGGACAACGTGGTGCTGCGGCTCGACGGCCGGTCCGCGCTCGACGTGCTGCTCGGCGCCTTGGGCGTGACCCTGGCGGGCGACCCGCAGCCCGCATTGCGCGCCGTGCGGGCCACGCTGGCGGGCCTGTCGGATGCGGATGGGCCGCCGCTGCGGCACAGGGGCCACATCGGCGCCGACGCGCGCGTGCGGCACATCGTGGGGCTGGATGGCGCGCGCGGCGGCGTGGCGCTGGCCGACCGGGTGGAGGCGGGCATGCGGCTGGTGTTCTGCCAGCGCCATGCGGCCGCGGCGCGGGCCGACCTGGTGCGCATCTGCGCCGAGATCCGCGAGGAACTCGCGCCTGAGCTGCAGGCCCCGCAGGCGGTTCCCGCAGGGAGCGCCGCGCCAAGGGGCGAGCAGATGCCCGCGCGCCGCCTCTGCGGGGCCCTCTACGTGAGCTGCTCGGGCCGCGGTGGGCCGCACTTCGGCGGCCCCAGCGCGGAGCTGCAGATCGTGCGCCGGGCGCTGGGCGACGTGCCGCTCACGGGCTTCTTCGCCTTTGGCGAGATCGCGTCGCACCGGCTGTATGGATACACCGGCGTGCTGACCGTGTTCGCAGGTCCTGGCTCGGAAAATTGA
- a CDS encoding PhaM family polyhydroxyalkanoate granule multifunctional regulatory protein, whose translation MSDTTPFGFGRFVPGFDFLQNLAKGAAAGMPALSGWVAPTMSVEEIDRRIQELKTVQFWLEQNARALTATVQALEVQKMTLATLQGMNVAMGDMVGAFGAAHAAGDGGSATRQAAAAPAPAPAPEPAPQPEAPAQEEPRRAEAPAQPESAPAGPAAPGMVDPVQWWGALTNQFQQLAANALKDAGAHRAAFESTRDMASGAFKAATDMAAQMAAQGMHGAAAAARPKAAAEPGAQAKPAARPRPAARKTAAAAKKPAAPR comes from the coding sequence ATGAGCGACACAACTCCCTTTGGCTTCGGGCGCTTCGTCCCGGGCTTCGACTTCCTGCAGAACCTGGCCAAGGGCGCCGCTGCGGGCATGCCCGCGTTGTCGGGCTGGGTGGCGCCCACGATGAGTGTCGAGGAGATCGACAGGCGTATCCAGGAGCTCAAGACCGTGCAGTTCTGGCTGGAGCAGAACGCGCGCGCGCTCACCGCCACGGTGCAGGCGCTGGAGGTGCAGAAGATGACGCTGGCCACGCTGCAGGGCATGAACGTGGCCATGGGTGACATGGTCGGCGCGTTTGGCGCCGCGCATGCCGCCGGCGATGGCGGCAGCGCCACGCGGCAAGCCGCGGCGGCGCCTGCACCGGCTCCCGCGCCGGAGCCGGCGCCGCAGCCCGAAGCACCCGCGCAGGAGGAGCCGCGCCGGGCCGAAGCGCCGGCCCAGCCGGAGTCCGCACCGGCAGGGCCTGCGGCGCCGGGCATGGTGGACCCCGTGCAGTGGTGGGGCGCCCTCACCAACCAGTTCCAGCAGCTTGCCGCCAATGCCTTGAAAGATGCCGGCGCCCACCGTGCGGCGTTCGAGAGCACGCGCGACATGGCCAGCGGCGCGTTCAAGGCGGCCACGGACATGGCCGCGCAGATGGCGGCCCAGGGCATGCACGGGGCAGCCGCCGCGGCCAGGCCCAAGGCCGCGGCGGAGCCCGGCGCGCAGGCCAAGCCGGCTGCAAGGCCGCGCCCGGCCGCGCGCAAGACGGCGGCCGCGGCCAAGAAGCCCGCTGCGCCGCGCTAG
- a CDS encoding HU family DNA-binding protein: protein MATAKKTAAPAKKTTAAKKAAAPAKTAVVKKAAAPAAALKPVKDAFTKTTLVAHLATQAGVEPKAAKAVLAALETAILGSVHKKGSGEFTLPGLLKIGLQQVPAKKKRFGKDPFTGEERWFPAKPASVKIKTRALKKLKDATL, encoded by the coding sequence ATGGCAACTGCAAAGAAAACCGCCGCGCCGGCGAAGAAGACCACCGCCGCCAAGAAGGCCGCGGCACCTGCCAAGACGGCAGTCGTGAAGAAGGCCGCGGCGCCCGCCGCCGCACTCAAGCCCGTGAAGGACGCCTTCACGAAGACCACGCTGGTCGCCCACCTGGCCACGCAGGCTGGCGTCGAGCCCAAGGCCGCCAAGGCCGTGCTCGCGGCACTGGAAACGGCCATCCTGGGCTCCGTGCACAAGAAGGGCTCCGGCGAATTCACGCTGCCCGGCCTGCTGAAGATCGGCCTGCAGCAAGTGCCGGCCAAGAAGAAGCGCTTCGGCAAGGATCCGTTCACGGGCGAGGAGCGCTGGTTCCCGGCCAAGCCTGCATCGGTCAAGATCAAGACCCGCGCCCTCAAGAAGCTCAAGGACGCGACGCTCTGA
- a CDS encoding tyrosine-protein phosphatase has protein sequence MDDFSRSLSLAGASNFRDLGGYAGRDGRIVRWRRIFRSDHLAGLTPQDAHVLAELGLARAVDFRGRVESSALSYALPDVRYYALPIEPTVVQRAKEMAQTGQRMTEPKAVELMQDTYRAFVSDNAAQFAGLFEQLLAEDTPLVFHCTAGKDRTGFAAALILLALGVDRDVVMQDYLLTNGLYRRPESLKSSAPEEVLNVIWRVREDFLQAALQAVDRDHGGVQRYLERRLGVDEAARRRLADLYLQPYRV, from the coding sequence ATGGATGATTTTTCGCGTTCCTTATCGCTTGCCGGCGCCTCCAATTTCCGCGATCTGGGCGGGTATGCGGGGCGCGATGGCCGCATCGTGCGGTGGCGCCGGATCTTTCGCTCCGACCACCTGGCTGGCCTGACGCCCCAGGATGCGCATGTGCTGGCCGAACTGGGGCTGGCGCGTGCCGTGGACTTCCGTGGGCGGGTGGAGAGCTCCGCGCTGAGCTATGCCTTGCCCGACGTGCGCTATTACGCGCTGCCCATCGAGCCCACGGTGGTGCAGCGCGCCAAGGAGATGGCGCAGACGGGCCAGAGGATGACGGAGCCAAAGGCCGTGGAGCTGATGCAGGACACGTACCGCGCGTTCGTGTCCGACAACGCGGCCCAGTTCGCGGGGCTGTTCGAGCAGCTGCTTGCCGAGGATACGCCGCTGGTGTTCCATTGCACCGCGGGCAAGGACCGCACGGGGTTTGCCGCCGCGCTGATATTGCTCGCGCTGGGCGTCGATCGCGATGTGGTGATGCAGGACTATCTGCTCACCAACGGCCTGTACCGCCGCCCGGAGAGTCTCAAGAGCAGCGCGCCCGAGGAGGTGCTGAACGTGATCTGGCGCGTGCGGGAGGATTTCCTGCAGGCCGCGCTGCAGGCCGTGGACCGTGATCATGGCGGCGTGCAGCGCTACCTGGAGCGGCGCCTGGGCGTGGACGAGGCGGCCCGCAGGCGGCTCGCCGATCTGTATCTGCAGCCGTACAGGGTCTGA
- a CDS encoding type II toxin-antitoxin system HipA family toxin encodes MSRVLEAWLLGQHVGQLAQVDGRLSFCYSTQWLQSANARPLSHHLPLQAEAFDDKATRPFFAGLLPEGDKRRLIAQTLHVSRQNDFALLDGIGGECAGAVSLLEPGQRPDLIASAQAVRWLDEAELIALLDELPLRPMLAGEEGLRLSLAGAQDKLPVVFAEGRVGLPLQNTPSSHILKPTIQAVEGSVFNEGFCMALAAQMKLTAASAAIHRVADRVYLLVDRYDRVRQPGGALLRLHQEDFCQALGIAPEYKYQNEGGPDLAQCFALIRKTTRPSAPHILRLLDYVIFNALIGNHDAHAKNFSLIYTGRGTVLAPLYDALSTAVYDNLTDKMAMKIGSKYKFTEVQVRHWEQFAQAAGLSPAQVKKRILALARQLPSEAASLRSLFATRELDHDILGEVVGLIERRCQLTCKRLEAAGPGGDE; translated from the coding sequence ATGAGCCGCGTCCTGGAAGCCTGGCTGCTGGGGCAGCACGTCGGACAGCTTGCACAAGTCGATGGTCGGCTGAGTTTTTGCTACTCAACGCAATGGCTGCAATCCGCCAACGCACGTCCACTGTCGCATCACCTCCCCTTGCAGGCGGAGGCTTTTGACGACAAGGCCACGCGCCCCTTCTTTGCCGGCCTTCTGCCTGAAGGCGATAAGCGCAGACTGATTGCCCAGACCTTGCACGTCTCGCGCCAGAACGACTTTGCCCTGCTCGATGGCATCGGCGGTGAATGCGCTGGGGCGGTCAGTCTGCTAGAACCTGGCCAGCGGCCCGATCTCATCGCCTCGGCGCAGGCCGTGCGATGGTTGGACGAGGCAGAACTGATCGCGCTCCTGGATGAACTGCCCCTCCGCCCCATGTTGGCTGGGGAGGAAGGCTTGCGCCTGTCACTGGCGGGGGCGCAGGACAAGCTGCCCGTTGTCTTTGCCGAGGGACGCGTCGGCCTGCCTCTGCAGAACACCCCAAGTTCCCACATTCTCAAGCCAACCATTCAGGCTGTAGAAGGCAGCGTGTTCAATGAGGGCTTCTGCATGGCACTGGCCGCGCAGATGAAGCTGACTGCCGCCAGCGCAGCCATCCATCGCGTGGCTGATCGCGTGTATTTGCTGGTGGACCGATATGACCGCGTGCGCCAACCCGGAGGTGCCTTGCTGCGGCTGCACCAGGAGGACTTCTGCCAAGCATTGGGTATTGCACCCGAGTACAAGTACCAAAACGAGGGCGGCCCGGACCTGGCCCAATGCTTCGCGCTGATACGCAAAACCACACGCCCAAGCGCTCCGCACATTTTGCGCTTACTGGACTACGTGATCTTCAACGCCCTGATTGGCAACCACGATGCGCACGCCAAGAACTTCTCCCTGATCTACACCGGACGCGGTACGGTGTTGGCACCGCTCTACGACGCGCTATCGACAGCGGTCTACGACAACCTCACCGACAAGATGGCGATGAAAATCGGCAGCAAGTACAAATTCACCGAGGTTCAAGTGCGGCATTGGGAACAGTTTGCACAGGCTGCTGGGCTGTCACCCGCACAGGTCAAAAAAAGGATCCTGGCTCTGGCGCGCCAGTTGCCCTCAGAAGCGGCCTCCCTGCGTTCTTTGTTTGCCACACGGGAATTGGATCACGACATACTCGGTGAGGTCGTAGGTCTCATCGAACGGCGTTGCCAACTCACCTGCAAGCGGCTTGAAGCCGCAGGGCCTGGTGGTGATGAATGA
- a CDS encoding helix-turn-helix transcriptional regulator: MPTLIETPEHLGDVVRHTRKALSLTQPQLALAAGVGVRFIVDLEAGKPTVRLENILRVLQVLGATLSVSSSEDSQTQAGPK, translated from the coding sequence ATGCCTACACTGATTGAAACGCCAGAGCACTTGGGCGACGTGGTGCGCCATACCCGAAAAGCACTCAGCCTGACCCAGCCCCAACTAGCGCTTGCAGCCGGCGTGGGGGTGCGGTTTATTGTTGATCTGGAAGCAGGTAAGCCGACCGTCCGACTGGAGAACATCCTGCGGGTTCTTCAGGTGCTGGGTGCAACGCTAAGCGTGTCGAGTTCAGAAGACAGCCAGACACAGGCTGGCCCGAAATGA